ACCACTCGCACCGTTTGTATCATTATTGCCAAGCAGTAATAGAACTTGCTGGCGCGCTTTATTAATGCTAACACCTGTATTGGCTAATACACGTGCGGCTACCCCTTCACCTTCACGAATAAGTGCTAATAAAATATGCTCTGTTCCGACATAGGCATGCCCTAATTTACGTGACTCGTCTAATGATAATTCGATTACCTTTTTTGCACGTGGCGTGTAGTGTACAATCGGACCTACTTCCTCTGTGCCTTTACCGACAAGCTCTTCAATGCCTGATTCGATCATTTGCGGGCTAATATTAATCGCTTCTAAAGCTTTTGCTGCAATGCCGCCACTTTCACGAATTAACCCAAGTAAAATATGCTCTGTGCCAATTTCTTTATGCTTAAGGCGAATTGCCTCTTCTTGCGCTAGTTGTAATACTTTTTGAGCACGCTGTGTGAATCGATTAAACATCATATGAACCCTCTCCTTTTTCCCCATCATTACTTGCTTGTTCTTGTAACTTTTCTTGTAACAGCTTCGCGCGGTACATATCGCGTTCTGTTGCTTGCAGTGTTGTACCGACATATTGCTGTATAAGCCCTGGCTGCATGATTAACATACATTCATTTAGTTTGCGTTGTGAAATTGGTTCAAGTAACCCTAAACTTACCCCAAGACGGACGTTGGATAAACAACTTGCTGCTTCCTCGCTCGTTAATATTTTGGCATATTTTAATGTGCCTAACGAACGACTGAGCCGGTCCTCTAACACGGACGGCGCTCGCAGTAATAGGTTTTTACGAGCAAGCTGTTCCTTTTGAATAATTTGCTCTACCACTTTTTCAAGCTCTTGCAAAATATCTTCTTCGGATTTCCCTAACGTAATCTGGTTGGAAATTTGGTAGACATTTCCTAAATTGTCACTTCCTTCTCCATATATACCCCGGACAACCATTCCTAATCGTGTGATCATTTGAATTAATGCATTCATTTGCTTTGTTAACGTTAATGCTGGCAAATGCAGCATTACCGATGCGCGTAAACCGGTACCAACATTGGAAGGACAGCTCGTTAAATAGCCATAACGCTCTTCATAAGCAAAATCAATAGACTTACTTAAGTAGCGGTCTACGGTCTTCGCTTGGTCATATGCTCGCTGTAAATCCATTCCTTGTGCCAAGCTTTGAATGCGAATATGATCTTCTTCATTTACTAATATGCTAATGGATTCATTTTCTGTTAAAAAGAATGAACCAATTTTTTTGCGGCGGGCTAAATTCGGACTGATTAAATGCTTTTCCACTAAAATTTGACGCTGTAATTGTGGCATATCTTTAATTGAAAAATACGAAAAATGATATGGATTTTCATTGTCCACGGTTAATAATGCGTTCATTAATTGTTCATCTATTTGCTCGGCATCCTGCTCGGTAAAGCTAATTGGAAAGCGAACGTTCGCAATATTTCGAGCGAGTCGAATGCGCGTACTAATGACAATATCCGAGTCACTTTCAGATTGCATCCAGCTTGGATTAGCAAGCGTTAAAAAATGCTCGATGTTCATGCGCGTTCCTCTCCTTTTTTAACTTTACTTTCAAGTGCTCGAATGTCATCACGCAAGTGTGCAGCATCTTCATAACGTTCTTCTTGAACCGCTTCTTGAATAGCGGTACGAAGTGCGTGAATTTGTTGTTCAATTTTTTCTTTTGATGGCACATCTTCAACGTAACCTACATGCTTTGTACCTGCTTGGATTTTTTCGAGAAGCTGTGGTAATTGCTCACTAAATGTCTGATAACAATCGCCACAACCAAATTTACCTTGCTTTAAAAACTGGCGGTACGTAAAGCCACACGTTGGACATGCCTTTGTTCTCAAAGCACTTGTTGGCGTTTCCTTTTTCGTAAGCGGAACAAAATTAAACCAATTTGTTAGGAGCTGCTGAAGTGAGGCGGGCTCTTCTGATACTTCAAACTGAAACGGGTGAAATTGTGCAGCACATACCTCACAATACTGGCGCTCCATTTGCTGACCATGCTGGACTTGTGTCACCGTTACATTCGCATGGCGCTGTTTACAATGTTCACATATCATATTAAACACCTCTATTTTTCAAAAGAAATCGTGTGTAGCATCGCACGCATCAATCGTGCGCGTACTTCATCACGTACAGGTAAACCGAGTTGCAGTGTTGTGCGATCCATCGCTGCTTTCATCAAGCCGGCTTCTCGCTCACTAACAATATCTTCGTCTAATAAGCGGTAAATGATACGCTCGGCATTGGTTTGTGCAATTGCCCCACCGATTTGCTCTTCGATTTCATCTAATACATTTTTCTTTGAGTGGATGGTTACACGCAAAATTCGAATATAACCACCACCACCACGCTTACTTTCTACAAAATAACCATGTTCGGTCGTAAATCGTGTATTAATGACGTAATTGATTTGTGAAGGGGCACAAGCAAATTGCTTCGCTAGTTCATTACGCTTAATTTCAATAAGCCCTTGCCCTTCTACTTCAATAACTTCCTTCAAATACCCTTCAATTATGTCAGATATATTCCTCATGCTGTCCTCACCTCTCACTCAACTGACTTTGACTATCTTTGACTTAAATATACATTAGCTGTTTTTCGAATTCAAATAATCACTCTCTAAAAATGCTTTTCCCACATTCCGTCAAAATAAATCGCTTGAAACAGAAAAAACTGTAAGGAAAAGTTTTCCCTACAGTCTTATACCTTATACCCAGCGACCAACGATTGGATAGTTCCAATCTTCATCCATTAACGCTTTGACGATACCAATTACTGGTGCAATCCAGAAAATTAAAAGGAACACTAATAAGAATGGTAAGCCGATTAATACAATCGTTAATACGGCTGCAATGGCAATTAAAATACCAAATACCACTTGGAATAATAACGCTTGAATGGCTGTACGTTTCACAGCATCTTCTGAACTAATTAAGAAAAATATAATTGGCACTAAAAATGGAGCAAAGAACGCACTCGCATGAATAATGATTTTTGACCATTTTGATTCCATTTGAAATCATCCTCACTTTGTTTTGTTATCTTATTTACGAATGAATGCCACAAAAGTTTCACAAACTAAAAAAATCTTAGGTTTCTTATACCCAAGATTTTTAGAAAGTATGTATCCAGTTTAATACGGTCCACGATCATTCGGATTGTCTTCCGCTTGAGGGAATAAAAAGTAAGAAATAACCGCAGTTAAAATACCCGCACCAATGACAATGAAAATACGGTCACGGCTTGCCACTTCTTGATAATTGTTAGCTAACATAATGTATGAAGCAATCGCTACCCCTAACGATATCGGTATGACGAACTTCAAACGTCCTTTATAAAATTTCATCTTCACAACGCCCTTTTCTAAAAAATGAACTCAATTTTTATATGTTCTATCATACATGGCTTGAAATTAAAATACAAATACAGGTAAATTTTGAATTTATACTAAAATAATACTGATATTCAAATTCATCGAAAGTTTCAAATTAGCCCTTTTTTAATAACGCGAAATATTCTCATGAAGTGTACTTAGACGTTTCAAAATATCCCGAACTAAATAAACAACTGCAGCTTACACACACGACAAATCAAGTGTCGACCTCTCCTGACTCGTTGTTACGAATTGTTCATGAATTACATGATTAAAAAAGGAGCTTGGCCAGAATACTTTCTGGTCAAGCCCCTTTTGTTATCCGCGGCGTTTTTTTGATAATGCGCGTTTTTGTTTACGATGCTCCTGGCGAATTGGCCCTGTTTCAAATAAATGACGCTCAAAATCCGTTTCTGGCTCGACACCAGGCACTTCTTTTGGATTGCCTTCTGCGTCAATTGCGACCATTGTCACGAATGATTCTGTCGTTAGCTTTTTCGCTCCGGTTTTCACATTGCGTGACACCACACGTACGTAGACTTCCATCGATGTGCGCCCTGTACCTGTCACCATTGCCTCAAGTTCAATCATGTCCCCTGCATAAGCCGGTGATACGAAATCTACTGAGTCAAACGAAGCCGTTACGACTTCCCCTTGCGAGTGCTTCATCGCAGCAATCGCGGCAATTTCATCAATATATGCTAAAACTTTACCGCCGAAAATTGAATGATGATGATTCGTATCAGGTGGTAAAACTAATCTTGTTTGAATTGATTTTGAATAACACATTGGATAAGTTGTGTTCAAAACTTACCCTCCTTTCTTGTCTACACTTCATGTTACTATGTTTGAACTTTGAAGTGTTAGTCGGAAAGGTTAATAAGATAGCTTCATGGTGATGAATTTTAAATCGGTCATTTCTTCTACGGCATATTTAATGCCCTCTTTCCCATAACCGCTCATTTTCACCCCACCATACGGCATATTATCCGTGCGGAATGTGGGAATATCATTGATAATGACTGCGCCTGCTTGTAATTCATCCGCTGCTTTTAAGGCATCCGTTAACACATTTGTGTAAATGCCAGCATTTAGCCCAAGCTCTGTATCGTTTACAAGTGCAATTGCCTCGTCTAATGTTTCATATGGAACAATTGATACAATCGGTGCGAATGTTTCTACACAAACAATTTTCATATCCGGCTTGACGTTTACCATCACCGTTGGGGTACATGTACGTTCAGTAAACTCTGCACCGGTTGCGACTACCGCGCCTTGTGCTTTTGCCTCATCAATCCAAGCTTTAATCCGTGCTACTTCGCCTGGATTAATCATCGCACTGACATCTGTTTTTACATCTAAAGGATCCCCAACAACAAGCTTTTTCGTTTCTGCTACGAACAGCTTTGTAAACTCGTCGTAAATTGAGCCGTGCACGTAAATACGTTGTAGGGAAATACAGACTTGTCCGGCAAAACCAAATGCACCGCCAACACAGCGTGCCATAATTTTTTCAAGCGGTGTTGATGGCTCAACAATCAATCCTGCATTTGAACCAAGCTCTAATGTAATTTTGCGTAAGCCCACTTTTTCTTTTAACTTAAGACCAACCGCACCACTCCCTGTAAACGTCACCTTTTTTACA
The sequence above is a segment of the Solibacillus sp. FSL H8-0523 genome. Coding sequences within it:
- a CDS encoding protein arginine kinase, with translation MNIEHFLTLANPSWMQSESDSDIVISTRIRLARNIANVRFPISFTEQDAEQIDEQLMNALLTVDNENPYHFSYFSIKDMPQLQRQILVEKHLISPNLARRKKIGSFFLTENESISILVNEEDHIRIQSLAQGMDLQRAYDQAKTVDRYLSKSIDFAYEERYGYLTSCPSNVGTGLRASVMLHLPALTLTKQMNALIQMITRLGMVVRGIYGEGSDNLGNVYQISNQITLGKSEEDILQELEKVVEQIIQKEQLARKNLLLRAPSVLEDRLSRSLGTLKYAKILTSEEAASCLSNVRLGVSLGLLEPISQRKLNECMLIMQPGLIQQYVGTTLQATERDMYRAKLLQEKLQEQASNDGEKGEGSYDV
- a CDS encoding UvrB/UvrC motif-containing protein yields the protein MICEHCKQRHANVTVTQVQHGQQMERQYCEVCAAQFHPFQFEVSEEPASLQQLLTNWFNFVPLTKKETPTSALRTKACPTCGFTYRQFLKQGKFGCGDCYQTFSEQLPQLLEKIQAGTKHVGYVEDVPSKEKIEQQIHALRTAIQEAVQEERYEDAAHLRDDIRALESKVKKGEERA
- a CDS encoding CtsR family transcriptional regulator — protein: MRNISDIIEGYLKEVIEVEGQGLIEIKRNELAKQFACAPSQINYVINTRFTTEHGYFVESKRGGGGYIRILRVTIHSKKNVLDEIEEQIGGAIAQTNAERIIYRLLDEDIVSEREAGLMKAAMDRTTLQLGLPVRDEVRARLMRAMLHTISFEK
- a CDS encoding DUF4870 domain-containing protein, which encodes MESKWSKIIIHASAFFAPFLVPIIFFLISSEDAVKRTAIQALLFQVVFGILIAIAAVLTIVLIGLPFLLVFLLIFWIAPVIGIVKALMDEDWNYPIVGRWV
- a CDS encoding acyltransferase; its protein translation is MKFYKGRLKFVIPISLGVAIASYIMLANNYQEVASRDRIFIVIGAGILTAVISYFLFPQAEDNPNDRGPY
- a CDS encoding acyl-CoA thioesterase, whose protein sequence is MNTTYPMCYSKSIQTRLVLPPDTNHHHSIFGGKVLAYIDEIAAIAAMKHSQGEVVTASFDSVDFVSPAYAGDMIELEAMVTGTGRTSMEVYVRVVSRNVKTGAKKLTTESFVTMVAIDAEGNPKEVPGVEPETDFERHLFETGPIRQEHRKQKRALSKKRRG
- a CDS encoding aldehyde dehydrogenase family protein: MQQTKLWINGVWEQTKETTELTAPYTGEKLAQVAKATVQDVERAIEGAHEAFQAFKKTTAYERAEILYKVVAIMRERKQELAEILAKEAAKPVTAGLGEIDRTIATYQFAAEAAKHVTGETIPMDAAPGASDRIGYTKRVPLGVVSAITPFNFPFNLVAHKLGPAFAVGNTVVLKPASQTPLSALVMAGIFKEAGLPDGALQIVTGSGGDLSDTLVMHPLVKKVTFTGSGAVGLKLKEKVGLRKITLELGSNAGLIVEPSTPLEKIMARCVGGAFGFAGQVCISLQRIYVHGSIYDEFTKLFVAETKKLVVGDPLDVKTDVSAMINPGEVARIKAWIDEAKAQGAVVATGAEFTERTCTPTVMVNVKPDMKIVCVETFAPIVSIVPYETLDEAIALVNDTELGLNAGIYTNVLTDALKAADELQAGAVIINDIPTFRTDNMPYGGVKMSGYGKEGIKYAVEEMTDLKFITMKLSY